From one Solanum stenotomum isolate F172 chromosome 12, ASM1918654v1, whole genome shotgun sequence genomic stretch:
- the LOC125848602 gene encoding cationic amino acid transporter 1-like → MINSNNENVDQRHSTLTKRGCGCSKNDFLPEESFTSWGSYAQALRETKTRLKNRVLSRSSDQSELHEIRDCSQHQMKKSLNWFDLIWLGIGAVMGAGVFVLTGEATKSLAGPAVLLSYAISGISALLSVLCYTEFSVELPVAGGSFAYLRVELGDFVAFIAAGNILFEYIVVGASVARSWTSYFATLCNHKPDDFRINVSSLAEGYNHLDPVAVVVSLLICACACISMKGSSRFNSILTIVHVAVMVFVLVVGLTQANLANFSPFAPYGARGVLKASAMLFFAYVGFDGITTLGEEIKNPGRDIPVGLIGSMVVVIITYCLLAATLCLMQPFNQVDVNAPFTIAFQAVGMNWAKYIVAFGALKGMTTVLLANVIAQARYFTHIARTHMAPPFLSVINEKTGTPVTATVVMTVANCIIAFFTSLDILANLVSIATLFVYSLVPLALLVRRYYVSGETPDKDRNKLIMFLVLITLSSIGSGVFWAISEHTWLGCIICAGVWFFTTLGLNFTLKEARKPKVWGTPLMPWLPSASIAINVFIMGSIDGASFVRFSVCTAILLIYYLLVGLHATYDGAKEIESKGTNTTDIEAIARTNANE, encoded by the exons ATGATTAATAGCAATAACGAAAATGTTGATCAAAGGCATAGTACTCTGACGAAGAGGGGCTGTGGATGCagcaaaaatgattttttgccAGAGGAATCGTTTACGAGCTGGGGAAGTTATGCTCAGGCATTACGTGAGACAAAAACGAGGCTTAAAAACCGCGTATTGTCTCGTTCTTCGGACCAATCAGAGCTCCATGAAATACGCGATTGCAGCCAGCATCAGATGAAGAAGTCGTTGAactggtttgatttgatttggctTGGTATTGGTGCAGTTATGGGTGCTGGTGTTTTTGTACTAACTGGTGAAGCTACTAAAAGCTTAGCTGGCCCTGCTGTTTTACTGTCTTATGCTATATCAGGCATCTCTGCTTTGCTTTCAGTGTTGTGCTATACAGAATTCTCAGTTGAACTCCCTGTTGCTGGTGGATCATTTGCGTATCTGAGAGTGGAACTTGGCGATTTTGTCGCTTTCATTGCTGCAGGGAACATTCTGTTTGAGTACATTGTGGTTGGTGCTAGCGTAGCGCGATCCTGGACTTCCTATTTCGCGACTCTATGTAACCACAAGCCTGATGATTTCCGTATCAATGTCTCGAGTCTTGCTGAGGGTTACAACCACTTAGATCCTGTAGCAGTTGTTGTCTCACTGCTCATTTGTGCATGTGCTTGCATTAGCATGAAAGGGTCCTCGCGATTCAACTCCATTTTGACCATAGTACATGTTGCTGTCATGGTTTTTGTACTTGTTGTTGGCCTAACTCAGGCTAATTTGGCTAACTTTTCACCCTTTGCACCTTATGGTGCTCGTGGCGTCCTGAAAGCATCAGCTATGCtcttctttgcttatgttggaTTTGATGGTATCACAACTCTAGGGGAAGAGATCAAGAATCCAG GTAGGGATATTCCTGTAGGACTAATAGGTTCTATGGTGGTGGTCATCATAACATATTGCCTTCTAGCCGCAACGTTGTGCCTTATGCAACCTTTTAATCAAGTGGATGTTAATGCCCCTTTTACCATTGCCTTTCAAGCTGTAGGGATGAATTGGGCAAAGTACATAGTTGCATTTGGGGCATTGAAAGGGATGACAACAGTTTTGCTGGCCAATGTTATTGCTCAAGCTAGGTATTTTACGCACATTGCAAGAACTCATATGGCCCCTCCATTTCTTTCTGTAATCAATGAAAAGACAGGGACCCCTGTCACTGCTACAGTTGTAATGACTGTCGCGAATTGCATAATAGCCTTCTTCACAAGTCTTGACATATTGGCAAACCTCGTTTCAATTGCCACGTTGTTCGTGTACTCACTGGTTCCCTTAGCACTTCTAGTGAGACGTTACTACGTGTCAGGGGAAACACCAGACAAGGATAGGAACAAACTCATCATGTTCTTGGTTTTGATCACATTGTCCTCAATTGGATCGGGTGTTTTCTGGGCAATCAGCGAGCACACTTGGTTAGGATGCATAATTTGCGCTGGAGTCTGGTTTTTCACCACGTTGGGGCTAAATTTTACACTCAAGGAAGCGCGAAAGCCTAAGGTGTGGGGAACACCATTGATGCCATGGCTTCCATCTGCTAGTATAGCTATTAATGTGTTCATCATGGGCTCGATTGATGGTGCATCATTCGTGAGATTTTCAGTTTGCACCGCGATTTTGCTCATTTACTACTTGCTTGTAGGACTGCATGCTACCTATGATGGAGCCAAGGAAATTGAGAGCAAAGGTACAAATACTACTGACATTGAAGCCATTGCAAGGACAAATGCCAATGAGTAG